In the Sorghum bicolor cultivar BTx623 chromosome 4, Sorghum_bicolor_NCBIv3, whole genome shotgun sequence genome, TACCAATGCATTCTGAATTTTCATTCGTTGGCTCAACCGATTagaaagctatccaactttcgTGACCTGAAATTGTGGCCACACTGCTGCCACTGCCAACACAATTGCCCGACATTCCTCAGCTAGAACTTCCCGAGAGCTTCTGAAATTGTTTCGattctgaggccttgtttagatgcagcaaaaaacctaaaattttacaGGATTCtcaatcacatcgaatcttgcgacacttgcatgaaatattaaatatagataaaaaagataactaattgcacagtttacctgtaaatcacgatataaatcttttaagcctaattactccatgattggacagtgtttatcaaataaaaacgaaagtgctacagtatcaaaatccaaaaaattttttgaatctaaacaaggcttgaTACGCTAGCTGACATTATCAGGATTCCTATTTGGCAGGGCGCACACACCTATTTTTCGTTTCATCTCTAGATTTGACACCAAAAAAAAGTCCAAGGTTTAGTTTTTGACATTAGTAGTAGTTGAAAAAAACTTAGGAAAAATTGACTAAAAATTCCACATCATTTAAGATGAGCAAAGATGGAATATCCATACATACATTTCTTTGTGGTAACCTATCTTGCTATTATTAACTGGAGGCACCAACAAAGTGTTTCCACTAATACTCCTATATACTATGACTATGAGACACGCTAAAACAAGATAAACCATAGAAATTGAAATGGAGAAAGAAATACTTGATTATCAATTCAGTAGATTCTAATCACCGTTAAGAATAAtagcataaaaatatttttcctaaAACTAGTAATGCTTTTCtattgtaaaagcacaaagtaacgCTACAAATCTGTATTTAAATTATCTATCTATACCATTATCAAAGATGATCTAAAGTAGTAACTACTAAAATCTGCATCTAAATTACACATCTAGGCTATTATGAAACACATAATGTAAGGTAAAATCTCTAAGTCAGCATGCATCCAAATTACCTTGGGCAAGCATGATGCCTTTAATTTATAGTTTTATCCGGCCAGCTTCGACTGATGTTGCGGCCTTGTTGATGGTACATGAGTGCACATTTTGCGAGGTTAAAACAATCTGCTTACCTCGACTTCATCTCCATTTGGCTCTTTGACCGCAAgacatatgatatgatatgattggATTAAAAGTTATTCGATCAAAACTATCTATTGAGAAAATAGTTTTTATATGTAATATCTATGTAAGTTAGTAATAGGTaatagaaactatatgtgttttTTTAGCATTGGAACTGCCTTAAAGGCTTAAATCATCATTGAAGGTGTTCTTAAACAGAAGTACAGAACTTCCACTGTGTTTAAGTCCGGACTGGGGTAGGGCTTGGAGTCGGACTGTGAGAGTgagtatcatatcatatcaatgTTCATCGTGACAAAGGACGTGCACCTCAAGACCTAGCCCAACAACATCCGAAGCACCGCAGGCCAGAAGCCAGAATCAGGCATTGCAGCCCACGCAGCGGGCCAGCGGGGGACGAAGCCCAGCGCAGGAATTCGCGTTCTTTCTGTCATCCACAAGCCTAAACCCATCATCCAGCAACCTGCAGGTGTCCGGTGTTCCCGTGTCCATGCCATTCCATGGTCGCCTAGCTAGCCCCCGCCacgattaaaaaaaaaaactaatcagATCACACCACGCACGCGCCAAATCGGATACGCCGTAACTGAGTGATTAGTAGTTGCTTAATTAATCCAGCCGCGCCCGACCGGCTCGCCTGCGTCGTCGCCGTCCACTCGCTGGGCGCTACAAATACCCGCGAAATGGCGTGCGCGCAGCCGCACAGAAAAAAGCCACCGAAGAACGCAAAATCGAGAGAAAAGCACAGTGCTATACACGAGGAGAGGACGAGGGACAATGGGGCTGAGCCTTGCGCAGGCGGTGACGGCGCTGATGGGCACGTGCGCGCGCGGGCTGTCGCGGGCGGCGAGGCGGCTGCACCTGCGGCCGCGGCAGGGGCTCGCGGCGTCCTTGTCGTCGTCACGCGCCGTCGTGCCgttcctcggcggcggcggcggagccaTCAAGAAGGCCAGGTCGAAGTCGAAGAGGAGGAGAGGGGAAGATGAAGATGGGCTGAGCTTCGAGGCAGAGGACGGGGTGTGGAGGAAGGAGATCATGATGGGGGAGCGCTGCCAGCCGCTGGACTTCTCCGGAGCCATCTACTACGACGCCGAGGGCCGCCGCCTCGAGCAGCCGCCGACCCCGCGCTCGCCGCTTCGCAGCCCGCTGCCGGCGTCCGTCATGCTCACCGCAAACGCCGGAGGGCACTAGCGGCAGCCTCGGTTTCGCTGTAAATGTACATGGCTTTCTTgcccgctctctctctctctctctctctctctctctctctctctagactTGGCGTGTGCTGCGAGTTCCATGTAAAAGTTTATGGAAATTTGGGTTGCTGTTCTCTAGAAGTTGGCGCGGCGGCGGCTCTCATACAGTTCTCGCTCTGatccatcatcgtcaacattaCTTGCTTGTGATTTGTGAACAGGTTCTCGCTTTGTAGTTTTTATTGTTTGTTCGTTTCATAATCCTAGTAAAAATTGCTGCTTTTAGCAGAACAGAGGAGACTGTACGGTACTACGGTGATGGCTCTGAAAGCGTCATCTATCTCTCTGAAAGCTACTCCCCTGTAAACAGAGTAGCTCTCAACAGTTTACGAAGACAATAATGCACTTGATACATGTGCAAAATGCTCGGAGTAGTCGGGTTAACATTTGAGTGGCTGGTTGAACACGCGTGTAGCAACACCCAAGTGAACTTTGTGGCAATTTTAATAAAGTTTGTAAAAAAGATACAAGAGTTCAGTAACACATAAAAGCACGAAATTTGAAGAGTGCACGAAAAAAAATACAAGAGTGCAGTAGCACGAAATTCTTTTCACCCCGGCTGAGGCTTTGTAGTTGTTTTTCTTGTGCTCTGTTTTATTTTGTTTCACTCATATAATAAAAATTATGGTAAATCACTTGCCgtccttttaaaaaaaatcaaagaattTGAAAAGATTGCACCTTGCGCAGTTTATATTTTTTGGCCAGAGCCCAAGACTATTGCGGTTGCGGCTCAGAAGTCGCCGTCCTCTGCCGTTAAATGAGTGGAATAGCTCTGCATCACATCATAGCCGTTGTAACCTCAATCCTCAATGCAGTCCAAGTTGACTTAAGTTGCCTCCTCCTCCATCATCGCCGTCTTGCTTTTCTCCATCAAAAAGCGAGAGGCCTTAACTTAAACGGGACGAATCGGTTGACAGAACAAATTCATCAGGTGGAACTACCTCATGCATTCTGAATGTTTGTTGTGACTAATGAGCAGAGGTTCAAGCAAGCTGTCTAACGTCCAGGGCCTGAAATCATTAGCACACCGCGACGACTTTTGCCCCCGACACGCTTCAGCTACAATAATACTGTGTTCTGTAGGAGTAATGATTTCCTGAGAGCAAACCAGAAGCGTAGCCAAATTAGATTCAGAATAGAATTTCCAAGAAAATCCATTGCACTCTTGGCTCTTTCATCTCTGAAGAGAGAAAACCCTCATTATGCCTACAGCTGTTCTTTGGAGTAGAGTAGACATTGCGAAAAGGACGATTGGACATTAGGACGCACTGACCAGTGAAGAGTGGCCGTATATCTGGTCATTTTGGCAGCAGGGGAAATGGCCAAGGAGCAAATAATTCGTAAGAAAATGATGGCGCCCCTACCCAAAACAGAAGGATCTCACATGGATGGGACATGCATGGCGCAATCGCCAACCGTCTCACTGTCACGGCCCAGTACGGCCGCCTGCGCTGCGCCCAAACCTTCTTGAGGTGCTGCCTTTGCTGGGGCTTCCAGGCCGCAGCCTGCAGGCGAGACGTcaggagccggagccggagatggaaagcaattgaagaacagagTTCAATGTGGTACCTGCCCATCATCATTCAGCTCAtcgtccttccttccttcctcctctctctccgaTCGTCAACTATGGATGGTACGCGATTCTGATATCCACACTCAAAGCGACACGCAACTAGCCAACTGCTCGTGAAACGGAAATCAACCTCAGATTTCTTAAACCACAACAAGATGAATTTCGCTATAATACATACAAGAGAAAAATTGGCGAGTCACACACAGGAAATGACTGTACAGAAACGAGGGATCCGCCCATTACACGCACGCATGGATAAGTACGTCTTTGAAGCAAAGAGGAGGTACTGTACAAGCTGCAGGTTCTGACGCGGACGCACGCACGAAATCATGCGTGGTTTTGCAATGCATCGGTCACGGCCAGAACCTGCAGCACACGGGCTTGCTGCCGCCGTGGTGCCGCTTCTTGCCGCCGCCCTTCCGCTTGGGCACGGTCACCGTGAGCACCCCGTCCGCAAAGGCCGCGCGCACCTCGTCCGCGGCCGCGTCGTCCGGCACCCGGAACTGCGTCTCGAACGCGCGCGCGCCGGCTCTCTCCCTGCAATGCCACCTCacggcgccgccgtcgtcgtcggtggCCCCCTCCTCCTTTCCCTCGTGGCCCGCCGCCGGGGCGCCCTTATCGCCGGCGCCGTCGTCCTGGTCCTGCTTGTGCTTGCCGCCGCGGACGCGGAGGATGCGGCCGTCCACCAGCTCGACGGCCACCTGCTCCTTGGTCAGGCCCGGGACGTCCATCATGAACACGTGCGCGTCCCGCGTCTCCTTCCAGTCCATCGGTGGCCTCGTCTCGCCGACGCCGGCGTCGGGGAAGAACCTGTCGAGCAGCATGCGAGACAGCGCCAACGACATCCTAGTCTTCGTCTTCTCTCGCCGGGGTTCGGGTTGTTGCCTTGCCTTGTTGGTTTGGCTGACAAGTGTCGAGCTCGGTTAACAAGTTGCTTACTCCTACTTGTACTCGTGATAAAATTTACAGAGTCCTCATTTTATAGGCGCCAGCGCGGTGGCGGGAATGCGGAAGAAAGATCCAGAACGTTGAGCGCGCGCACCGGCTTCTCATGGCGCGCCGCTGCTTCTGGTTGTGTCTAGTAGATGGTAGTGCAAGTCGCCGCAGGTCACGGCCCGCGCGCCACCGAGTTTATTCTGGAACCATCTCATTATCAGATGAGCACCTAACGAAGGCGCCCAACGATTCGCTTCaggctttggccttgtttacttccaaaaaatttacaaaataggaatagtagcactttcgtttgtatttgacaaatattatccaattatagactaactaggctcaaaagattcgtctcgtcaatttcgaccaaattatgcaattagtttttattttcatttatatttaatactcaatgcatacgtctaaagattcgatgtgatggagaatctaaaaaattttgcaaaatttttaggaactaaacaaggcctttgtttagttttcaaaaaattttaagctcgtcacattgaatgttgcggcatatgcatgaagcattaaatatagataaaaataaaaactaattatatagtttatctgtaaattgtgagataaattttttaagcttagttagtctatgattagataatatttgtcttataaaaataaaagtgctacagtggaaaaaaaaaagaaagcttaaaaatttgcgaactgaacaaggttcGGCTTCGGCATGCGAAGGTGGTGTTCGCTTCAGATTGACATTCAGGGGGTCGGCCAGGCATCTGATGATAATAACATAAAGAACCTGGGCCAACGAGGCAACAACAGGTttatatattatattttttaatataatttATTAGACAGAGTGATGTAGTTTAAGGATAAAAAGTATAATTTTTTCTGTGAATTTAGATACTAGAGAAATATATATCAAGTTATTTACGAATATCATTAGATTGCTTATAAACTTACAAATTTGCAGATGGAAAAAAGGTCCTGGATTCGATCCGCACGACGTCGACGAGGACGCGCGCGAATGACGGCCTCAAATGAGCAGCCGAACCAAGTCAACAACCAACCATACGACCGCTCT is a window encoding:
- the LOC8073839 gene encoding uncharacterized protein LOC8073839 yields the protein MGLSLAQAVTALMGTCARGLSRAARRLHLRPRQGLAASLSSSRAVVPFLGGGGGAIKKARSKSKRRRGEDEDGLSFEAEDGVWRKEIMMGERCQPLDFSGAIYYDAEGRRLEQPPTPRSPLRSPLPASVMLTANAGGH
- the LOC8073840 gene encoding 17.8 kDa heat shock protein, giving the protein MSLALSRMLLDRFFPDAGVGETRPPMDWKETRDAHVFMMDVPGLTKEQVAVELVDGRILRVRGGKHKQDQDDGAGDKGAPAAGHEGKEEGATDDDGGAVRWHCRERAGARAFETQFRVPDDAAADEVRAAFADGVLTVTVPKRKGGGKKRHHGGSKPVCCRFWP